One Corynebacterium aurimucosum genomic window, CTTCAAGAGTTGATAGGAGAAGACTCAATGCCGCCTCAACGGCAGCGAAACGAATCGCGTTGCGCCCCTCAGCAGGAAGCTCATAAAGGACGCCGCGCTTGGCGACGCCCCCGCCACCCCTCCCGCATAACCCCACGTACACCGTGCCCGCGGGTTTGCCTTCCTGGAGGTCCGGCCCGGCTACACCAGTCAGCCCTACCCCCCAATCTGCACGCGTTTCAACGACCGCCGCCTCAGCCATCTGCGCAGCAGTCGCAGCAGACACCACGCCTTGCTCCTCAAGTTCTTCCACGGTGGTGTTGAGAAAATGAGCCTTGACCTCTGTCGCATACGTCACCAGCCCACCCCGCAGCACCGCCGAGGCTCCCGGGATGCACGCCACAGTCGCAGCGGCTAGACCAGCAGTAAGGGACTCACAGAACGCCACAGTTTCACCG contains:
- a CDS encoding nicotinamide-nucleotide amidohydrolase family protein produces the protein MSIEAQLVSTLSERGETVAFCESLTAGLAAATVACIPGASAVLRGGLVTYATEVKAHFLNTTVEELEEQGVVSAATAAQMAEAAVVETRADWGVGLTGVAGPDLQEGKPAGTVYVGLCGRGGGGVAKRGVLYELPAEGRNAIRFAAVEAALSLLLSTLEEN